Proteins from one Chitinophaga oryzae genomic window:
- a CDS encoding thiol-activated cytolysin family protein yields MKKNQLLLAAAILTFIVSSCKKDVQPDVESPQTVKSFKDLQKVPNAVVNVKAGNISLQDVLNNNKQSILSFLRDSAWANGTGKTMIFSSDEQIAPENQLRLVYPGSVLQSSGIANLQYVPLAQLQGKVKPITVSVSAPGKYITADIPKPSLSATRSFISNVFGSQVGNELVGFQFDMSQFTYYEELKLAIGANVNIGSMFSVGASFGKEKVEKTTGLIAKFIQKNFTLDMDLPSEGNLFDSTVTPAMLAPYSPVYVSSITYGRMGIIKVESNYSYDVLKVAFNLAFKVSTVGGGVTVDAQTKKIIDESSIMVRTIGGEGSEVTKTIVGYDEFRKYIESGGNYTAQAPGFPLYFTLSHVSDHSVFSTIFNVNIPNQ; encoded by the coding sequence ATGAAAAAAAATCAATTACTGTTAGCAGCAGCTATCCTGACCTTTATTGTTAGTTCCTGTAAAAAAGATGTTCAACCCGACGTTGAAAGCCCACAGACCGTTAAAAGTTTTAAAGACCTGCAAAAAGTTCCCAATGCCGTAGTCAACGTTAAGGCAGGAAACATCAGCCTGCAGGATGTATTGAACAACAACAAACAGAGCATTCTGTCATTTCTCCGGGACAGCGCGTGGGCCAATGGGACCGGGAAGACCATGATCTTTTCTTCTGATGAGCAGATCGCTCCCGAGAACCAGTTAAGGCTCGTGTATCCCGGATCAGTACTGCAATCTTCCGGCATCGCCAACCTGCAGTATGTGCCGCTTGCACAGCTCCAGGGTAAAGTGAAGCCGATCACTGTTTCTGTTTCAGCGCCAGGCAAGTACATTACTGCCGATATTCCAAAGCCCAGCCTTTCCGCCACAAGGTCCTTCATCAGCAATGTTTTTGGCAGCCAGGTGGGTAATGAGCTGGTAGGCTTTCAGTTTGACATGAGCCAGTTTACCTATTATGAAGAGCTGAAGCTGGCTATCGGCGCCAATGTAAACATCGGCTCCATGTTCTCTGTAGGCGCTTCTTTCGGCAAAGAAAAAGTGGAAAAAACCACCGGCCTCATTGCTAAATTTATCCAGAAGAACTTCACCCTGGACATGGACCTGCCGTCAGAAGGCAATCTGTTCGATTCCACTGTTACTCCTGCGATGCTGGCGCCGTATTCTCCGGTGTATGTAAGCTCCATCACCTATGGAAGAATGGGTATTATCAAGGTAGAGTCCAATTATTCCTATGATGTGCTGAAAGTCGCTTTCAACCTGGCGTTTAAAGTGTCCACTGTTGGCGGTGGTGTTACCGTTGACGCCCAGACGAAAAAGATCATCGACGAATCAAGCATCATGGTAAGGACCATTGGCGGCGAAGGCAGCGAAGTGACCAAGACCATTGTTGGTTACGACGAATTCAGAAAATATATTGAATCCGGCGGAAATTATACCGCACAGGCGCCTGGTTTCCCGCTGTATTTCACATTGAGCCACGTTAGCGACCATTCTGTGTTCAGCACCATCTTCAATGTAAACATCCCCAATCAATAA
- a CDS encoding thiol-activated cytolysin family protein has product MTYIKRITGAAALLLLILSGCKKHNDVAGTNSMQGLSKVSLPTIELKAHNYLPGGIGVVKFGEMDPNTAANEVKTNTVELRDSIWTDGFGKTVIGVSDEISISQTTHLQRAFAGSLIQGNSINDLTLKPIATYQSKVKPLKVSVSFPAKRVSGVISNVSLSGTRSFISDIMYNNQLGNQYASYGYSMERFTSYDEIKTAFGSNVNTRALFYKSSSSSSGEEHRITKRSGIYVRFVQRNFTIDVDLPDGGNLMDPSVNPADLAGMSPTYVSSITYGRMGIMSIESDSSYEATYEAFNKAYKALFVSGSSYLTESEKRIIDHADMRLFLVGTDGEATVKSVLGFDAFLKVAQEGQQFSADKPGVPIYFSLSNLSDHSLVKQTFRVSVYTDPVYARMETEGVKTETARNWYGDQWEDLTKTKGRVFVRFYSDVQATKPTNPPLFVRFNYKVVKRNVFAVYGMPGGSFPYEEKTTEEKGFCYNVFRITQYPLADPALLEDRTERNRTYQEDTMTLTETTSTSDEYTYVLLPGDFYKVLTPVRR; this is encoded by the coding sequence ATGACCTATATTAAAAGGATAACCGGCGCTGCCGCGTTACTTTTGCTCATTCTGTCGGGATGCAAAAAACATAACGACGTCGCAGGCACTAACAGCATGCAGGGGCTATCCAAAGTATCCCTGCCCACTATTGAGCTGAAAGCCCATAACTATCTCCCCGGTGGAATCGGTGTGGTGAAGTTCGGCGAAATGGACCCTAATACTGCAGCCAATGAAGTAAAGACCAATACGGTGGAGCTACGCGATAGTATCTGGACCGATGGTTTTGGCAAGACCGTGATCGGCGTTTCAGATGAGATCAGTATTTCGCAAACCACACATTTACAGCGCGCTTTTGCCGGATCGCTGATACAGGGTAATTCGATCAATGACCTGACCCTTAAGCCCATAGCGACCTATCAAAGCAAGGTGAAGCCGTTGAAAGTATCTGTTTCGTTCCCCGCAAAACGTGTGAGCGGCGTGATCAGCAATGTGAGCCTGTCCGGCACCAGGTCATTCATCTCCGATATCATGTACAACAACCAGCTGGGCAACCAGTACGCTTCCTATGGCTACAGCATGGAGCGGTTTACATCATATGACGAGATTAAAACTGCCTTTGGTTCCAACGTTAATACCAGAGCGCTGTTCTACAAAAGCTCCAGCTCTTCTTCCGGTGAGGAACACCGTATTACCAAAAGATCCGGTATTTATGTGCGTTTCGTGCAACGGAACTTCACCATCGACGTGGACCTGCCGGATGGCGGCAACCTGATGGACCCTTCTGTCAATCCGGCCGACCTGGCCGGGATGAGCCCTACCTACGTTAGCTCTATCACCTATGGCAGAATGGGCATCATGTCGATTGAATCGGACTCTTCTTATGAAGCCACGTATGAGGCGTTCAACAAAGCTTACAAAGCACTGTTTGTGAGCGGTTCGAGCTATCTTACTGAAAGCGAGAAGAGAATCATTGATCACGCGGACATGCGTTTGTTCCTCGTAGGTACCGATGGGGAGGCTACCGTTAAATCCGTGCTCGGATTTGATGCGTTTCTGAAGGTGGCGCAGGAAGGACAGCAGTTTTCCGCCGACAAGCCGGGCGTTCCTATCTATTTCTCACTGAGCAACCTGTCAGACCACAGCCTGGTGAAACAAACGTTCAGGGTAAGCGTGTACACTGATCCGGTGTATGCCAGGATGGAAACGGAAGGCGTAAAGACTGAAACGGCCCGGAACTGGTATGGTGATCAGTGGGAAGATCTGACGAAAACGAAAGGACGCGTATTTGTCCGTTTTTATTCGGATGTACAGGCTACGAAGCCCACCAATCCGCCGTTGTTCGTGAGATTTAACTACAAGGTAGTAAAGAGAAATGTCTTTGCTGTATATGGAATGCCGGGGGGCAGCTTCCCATATGAAGAAAAGACCACGGAGGAAAAAGGTTTTTGTTACAATGTGTTCCGGATCACGCAGTATCCGCTGGCAGATCCTGCACTGCTGGAAGATCGAACGGAACGTAACAGGACTTACCAGGAGGACACGATGACCCTTACTGAGACCACCTCCACCTCGGATGAGTATACGTATGTGTTGTTGCCGGGTGATTTTTATAAGGTGCTGACACCTGTCAGACGATAA
- a CDS encoding S41 family peptidase encodes MILINHQYGKKFLLPVFLIYSVLAACKKNDDVPKVPDVTAKEPLWADSVFLYASQVYLWNEQLPAIKDFNPRRYVSSEGQLHYKKELFDISQMAINSQTGNPYEFNRLIPSIPKYSAIFGASDNGPEMVTAEVSDRFGVSIVVVQEQALYVKYVVKGSDAERAGIRRGMRIVSINGRPVEITAAYIATIMKIFNEGTQLDLLCRDHNVDRRYSLAYKRNNYFEPILKDTVLSLPDGRKAGYLAYLRFTDVRHVYKDLDRVTGGFAASDVSDVIIDLRYNGGGNLTELDRLANLLAPFAADGKVMRREQYNDLVKSGKATLLSKQPIFGADGLPIYYNGRVITYGDVDYTEEKNTVYFNKTAGIGTLKDLYVIVSEHTASAAELLVSCLQPYLKIKIIGVSAAAGNLTAVRTYGKPVGFFPLVIGNMSVYYSLFRNVNANGKGDYYDGLQADISVYDDPQFDFGSRGEAGLEAALALISGQRAQHPATELIRGAAASWRDLNVQEHPPGMQKSTIMLKDGTSIRVDR; translated from the coding sequence ATGATTTTGATAAACCATCAATACGGGAAGAAATTTCTTCTTCCCGTATTCCTTATTTACAGCGTTTTAGCGGCGTGTAAAAAGAATGATGACGTTCCTAAGGTGCCCGATGTTACTGCAAAGGAGCCACTTTGGGCGGATTCTGTCTTTCTGTACGCGAGCCAGGTTTACCTGTGGAATGAGCAGCTGCCGGCCATAAAAGATTTTAACCCGCGCAGATATGTTTCGTCCGAAGGCCAGCTACACTACAAAAAGGAGTTGTTCGATATCAGCCAGATGGCCATTAATAGCCAGACCGGCAACCCCTACGAGTTTAACCGGTTGATACCTTCCATACCGAAATACAGCGCTATTTTCGGCGCGTCCGACAATGGCCCTGAGATGGTAACGGCAGAGGTGTCAGACAGGTTCGGCGTCAGCATCGTAGTGGTCCAGGAGCAGGCGTTATATGTTAAATACGTTGTAAAGGGAAGCGATGCGGAGAGGGCCGGTATCAGAAGAGGGATGCGGATCGTCAGCATCAACGGGCGCCCCGTTGAGATAACGGCTGCCTACATTGCGACGATCATGAAGATTTTCAATGAAGGGACACAACTGGACCTTCTTTGCAGGGACCACAACGTGGACCGCCGGTATAGCCTCGCCTACAAAAGAAACAACTACTTTGAGCCTATCCTGAAAGATACGGTCCTGTCGCTGCCGGATGGCCGCAAGGCCGGTTATCTGGCTTATCTCCGGTTTACCGATGTCCGGCATGTCTATAAAGACCTCGATCGTGTTACCGGCGGCTTTGCCGCCAGCGACGTATCTGACGTGATCATTGACCTTCGTTACAACGGCGGCGGCAATCTTACGGAACTGGACCGCCTGGCGAACCTGCTGGCGCCATTTGCCGCCGATGGAAAGGTAATGCGAAGAGAACAATACAATGACCTGGTGAAGTCCGGAAAGGCCACGCTGCTTTCAAAACAACCAATTTTCGGCGCTGACGGCTTACCGATTTATTACAACGGGAGGGTAATCACCTATGGGGATGTCGATTACACGGAAGAAAAAAATACGGTCTACTTTAACAAAACGGCAGGAATAGGCACGCTCAAAGACCTGTACGTCATCGTAAGCGAGCATACCGCTTCGGCTGCCGAGTTGTTGGTCAGCTGCCTCCAGCCTTACCTGAAGATAAAAATCATAGGAGTGAGCGCAGCTGCCGGGAACCTTACGGCTGTCAGAACGTACGGGAAACCCGTTGGCTTCTTTCCGCTGGTGATCGGCAACATGAGCGTTTATTATTCCTTGTTCAGGAACGTGAATGCCAACGGAAAGGGTGACTATTATGACGGGCTGCAAGCCGATATCAGCGTGTATGATGATCCGCAGTTTGATTTTGGCAGCAGGGGAGAAGCTGGCCTGGAAGCCGCACTGGCCCTGATCTCCGGCCAACGCGCGCAACATCCTGCAACGGAGCTGATACGTGGCGCCGCAGCTTCCTGGAGGGATTTGAACGTGCAGGAACATCCACCCGGCATGCAAAAGTCGACGATCATGCTGAAAGATGGTACCAGTATTCGTGTTGACCGATAG
- a CDS encoding GNAT family N-acetyltransferase, with the protein METTDEQLLDNPAWSALTTVQAPLAEGTAHCKRYRREVLSFVACDHAAGHSLEELQPWIHEGESFYLIGTLPPLPANWQVVHELPCAQMVLQRMNEIPAKTPVEIAVMTAADGGDMYDLVNRVQPGYYNPGTPLLGTYYGIRQEGRLVAMAGERMRMQGFTELSAIVTDPAFTGRGFAQQLITRLCQQHAADGATSMLHVSVANERAIRLYEHMGFVTRREIVFRKIVTG; encoded by the coding sequence TTGGAAACGACAGACGAACAATTACTGGACAACCCTGCCTGGAGCGCGCTCACAACGGTGCAGGCTCCATTGGCGGAAGGTACCGCTCACTGCAAGAGATACAGGAGAGAAGTTCTCTCTTTTGTCGCCTGCGATCATGCGGCAGGCCATTCGCTGGAAGAATTACAGCCATGGATACACGAAGGGGAATCGTTTTACCTGATAGGGACGTTGCCGCCGCTGCCGGCCAACTGGCAGGTGGTGCACGAATTGCCGTGTGCGCAGATGGTCCTGCAGCGCATGAATGAAATACCAGCAAAGACGCCGGTGGAGATCGCTGTAATGACCGCTGCGGATGGAGGCGACATGTATGACCTGGTCAACCGGGTGCAGCCGGGTTATTACAATCCTGGCACACCGTTGCTGGGCACCTATTACGGTATCCGGCAGGAAGGCCGCCTGGTAGCCATGGCGGGCGAAAGGATGCGTATGCAGGGGTTTACGGAGCTGAGCGCCATCGTCACCGATCCGGCCTTTACCGGCAGAGGGTTTGCGCAACAGTTGATCACCCGTTTGTGCCAGCAGCATGCAGCTGACGGCGCCACCTCCATGCTGCATGTGTCCGTGGCCAATGAGCGGGCCATCCGGCTGTATGAGCATATGGGCTTTGTGACCCGCCGCGAAATCGTTTTCAGAAAAATCGTCACGGGGTAA
- a CDS encoding tetratricopeptide repeat protein — MKYTVCLFIALWLLPHGSHAQPPVFTAKQQDSISQHYVEAAARYHYFAPEWGRCLDSGLALLPRNAQLWQLKAMPLFKQRKYEAGMAYLDKAVAYDPSEYLDYRAFIKCIFQKSYVSAIADFREAKRISGHYGVMDHPYDFYLGLCYLQLNQYDSARTYFRQCVERWEQSGTEAPLHSLYPFYLGIVDFEQGKYAEALDRFTYSLLLYGQFSDAGYYKAQCLMRLQRDAEAREVMQKAYDDFKQGYTFTEDNKMYEPYPYQVSAWMYPARFKK; from the coding sequence ATGAAATACACCGTTTGCCTCTTTATCGCCCTATGGCTCCTTCCACACGGTAGCCATGCACAACCACCGGTATTTACCGCGAAGCAGCAGGACTCCATCTCGCAGCACTATGTTGAAGCCGCCGCCCGGTACCATTATTTTGCGCCGGAATGGGGCCGGTGCCTGGACAGCGGGCTGGCACTGCTACCGCGCAATGCACAGTTATGGCAGCTGAAAGCCATGCCGCTGTTTAAACAGCGTAAGTATGAAGCCGGCATGGCCTATCTGGACAAGGCGGTGGCCTATGATCCGTCCGAATACCTCGACTACCGTGCTTTCATCAAATGTATTTTCCAGAAATCATATGTGTCGGCGATCGCCGATTTCAGAGAGGCGAAGCGGATAAGCGGTCACTACGGCGTAATGGACCATCCTTATGATTTTTACCTGGGCCTTTGCTACCTTCAGCTGAACCAATATGACAGCGCCCGGACTTACTTCCGGCAGTGTGTGGAGCGCTGGGAGCAATCCGGTACCGAAGCGCCCTTGCACAGCCTCTATCCTTTTTACCTGGGTATTGTAGATTTCGAGCAGGGAAAATACGCCGAAGCGCTGGACCGCTTTACCTACAGCCTGTTGCTATACGGGCAATTTTCCGATGCGGGCTATTACAAAGCGCAATGCCTGATGCGTCTGCAACGCGACGCAGAAGCCCGGGAGGTTATGCAGAAAGCTTATGATGATTTCAAACAGGGTTACACGTTTACAGAAGACAATAAAATGTACGAGCCCTATCCGTACCAGGTCAGTGCGTGGATGTACCCTGCAAGGTTTAAAAAGTGA
- a CDS encoding VOC family protein, with protein MASSIISQRISPHLWFENQAEEAARFYTSIFKNSSVGNITHYTEAGHDIHGMPAGSVLTVDFTLDGQHFVALNGGPYFKFNEAVSFMVNCASQEEIDYYWEKLRAGGDPKADQCGWLKDKFGLSWQVVPVQLGEMLMDKDKERLSRVMNAIFKMKKLDLKTIEEAYGAPVSAR; from the coding sequence ATGGCAAGCAGCATCATTTCCCAGCGAATTTCACCACATCTGTGGTTTGAGAACCAGGCCGAAGAAGCGGCCAGGTTCTATACTTCCATCTTTAAAAATTCTTCTGTCGGCAACATTACCCATTACACCGAGGCCGGTCACGATATACACGGGATGCCGGCCGGTTCTGTGCTGACCGTTGACTTTACACTCGATGGTCAACACTTTGTGGCGCTCAATGGCGGCCCGTACTTTAAGTTCAACGAGGCTGTTTCTTTCATGGTGAACTGTGCATCACAGGAAGAAATAGACTACTACTGGGAAAAACTGCGTGCCGGTGGCGATCCCAAAGCCGACCAATGCGGCTGGCTGAAAGATAAATTCGGTCTGTCCTGGCAGGTGGTGCCGGTACAACTGGGCGAAATGCTCATGGATAAAGACAAAGAACGCCTCAGCCGTGTGATGAACGCTATCTTCAAAATGAAAAAGCTGGACCTGAAAACGATCGAAGAAGCCTATGGCGCACCGGTTAGCGCCCGGTAA
- a CDS encoding threonine synthase, which yields MTLTKKNISRLTALQCPRCGKLYDATVLQSYATCCQQPLTAVYTCDLPAPDFLKERDHSIWRYREMLPVADPRHIVSLGEGGTPLTTLHTLSARTGVQILLKDESVNPTGSFKARGISVAVSKAQELGVTHCIIPSAGNAGGALSAYCAKAGMKATVIMPRHTPATLQEECRLYGAELLLTDGLIDSCGRRARQLVQETGGLDMSTLKEPYRLEGKKTMGYEIAEQLHWQLPDVIIYPTGGGTGLIGMWKAFREMQQLGWVTGKLPRMIIIQSQNCAPMVQYIENGNLPDDFSGYPSIAYGLAVPQPFAKDMMQEVIRQSDGKALTVTEEEMEAGISEIAEAEGILLSPEGSATYMGLKKLIEKDWVQEDEQALLFNTGSWYKYR from the coding sequence ATGACACTTACAAAAAAGAACATATCGCGCCTCACCGCTTTGCAGTGCCCCCGCTGCGGAAAGCTATACGATGCCACCGTATTGCAGTCGTACGCCACCTGCTGCCAGCAACCGCTGACAGCCGTCTATACCTGCGACCTGCCTGCACCTGATTTTCTCAAAGAACGGGACCACAGTATCTGGCGGTACCGTGAAATGTTGCCGGTAGCGGATCCCCGTCATATAGTGAGCCTGGGAGAAGGCGGCACGCCGCTGACCACCCTGCACACGCTCAGTGCGCGCACGGGCGTACAGATATTACTGAAAGATGAAAGTGTAAATCCCACCGGTTCCTTCAAAGCCCGGGGTATCAGCGTGGCGGTATCCAAAGCGCAGGAACTGGGCGTCACACATTGCATCATCCCCTCTGCCGGTAACGCAGGCGGCGCCTTAAGCGCCTATTGCGCCAAAGCAGGGATGAAAGCGACAGTGATCATGCCACGGCATACGCCGGCGACGCTGCAGGAAGAATGCCGCCTGTACGGGGCGGAACTGCTGCTCACCGACGGGCTGATAGACAGCTGCGGCCGCAGGGCGCGTCAGCTGGTGCAGGAAACCGGCGGTTTGGACATGTCCACCTTAAAAGAACCATACCGCCTGGAAGGCAAAAAAACGATGGGCTATGAAATCGCCGAACAGCTGCACTGGCAGTTGCCCGATGTGATTATTTACCCCACCGGCGGCGGCACCGGCCTGATAGGCATGTGGAAAGCCTTCCGCGAAATGCAGCAGCTGGGCTGGGTCACCGGCAAGCTGCCCAGAATGATTATTATTCAATCTCAAAATTGTGCTCCCATGGTACAGTACATCGAAAACGGAAATCTACCTGATGACTTCAGCGGTTATCCGTCCATCGCTTATGGACTGGCTGTTCCACAGCCTTTTGCAAAAGACATGATGCAGGAAGTAATCCGGCAAAGCGACGGTAAAGCGCTGACCGTCACCGAAGAAGAAATGGAAGCCGGTATCTCCGAAATTGCCGAAGCAGAGGGTATCCTGCTATCGCCTGAAGGAAGCGCCACCTATATGGGGCTGAAAAAGCTGATTGAAAAGGATTGGGTACAGGAAGATGAACAGGCTTTGCTGTTCAACACCGGCTCCTGGTACAAATACCGTTGA
- a CDS encoding LysR substrate-binding domain-containing protein produces MLSTHHQVFIEVAREKSFSKASQTLFISQPAISKHVKYLEEYYRTRLFERKGIQISLTDAGSFLLKRLLQVANIQADTEFEMAAFSDKHQAKGLLKLGASTTVALYILPKVLSAFQQEYPQVEINLLNRNAEIVLEALLNQEINLGIIEGRGKLTNVVYHPFINDQVIAVCGRKSGFSKTRHYPLKEVLRMPVALRERGSGTLEALKDALQKHKTGIDELQIKARLGGTEALKNFLIESGCIGFLPKRSVFKELKQGDLTEISFEGLHIERSFYFIQRKGETSELNKKLIRYARSIYNQ; encoded by the coding sequence ATGCTTTCTACCCACCATCAGGTTTTTATTGAAGTGGCCCGGGAGAAAAGTTTCTCCAAGGCCAGCCAGACCCTGTTTATCTCGCAGCCGGCCATCAGCAAACATGTGAAGTACCTGGAAGAATATTACAGAACGCGTTTGTTTGAGCGCAAGGGCATCCAGATATCACTGACAGATGCCGGCAGTTTTTTACTGAAGCGTTTATTGCAGGTAGCGAACATACAGGCTGACACGGAGTTTGAGATGGCCGCTTTCAGCGACAAGCACCAGGCCAAGGGGTTGCTGAAGCTGGGCGCCAGTACTACCGTGGCGCTGTATATATTGCCGAAGGTGCTGTCTGCCTTTCAGCAAGAGTATCCGCAGGTAGAGATCAACCTGCTGAACCGCAACGCTGAAATTGTGCTGGAGGCGTTGTTAAACCAGGAGATCAACCTGGGTATTATAGAAGGCCGCGGCAAGCTGACCAACGTGGTGTATCACCCTTTTATCAACGACCAGGTGATTGCCGTTTGCGGCAGGAAGAGCGGGTTCTCCAAAACGAGGCACTATCCATTGAAAGAGGTATTGCGAATGCCCGTTGCACTGCGGGAACGTGGCAGCGGCACCCTGGAAGCGCTGAAAGATGCGTTGCAGAAACACAAGACCGGCATCGATGAGTTACAGATCAAAGCGCGGTTAGGCGGCACTGAGGCGCTGAAGAACTTCCTGATAGAGTCGGGCTGTATTGGCTTTCTGCCCAAACGCTCTGTGTTCAAGGAACTGAAGCAGGGTGACCTGACGGAGATTTCCTTTGAGGGACTTCATATAGAAAGAAGTTTTTACTTCATTCAGCGGAAAGGCGAAACCAGTGAGCTGAATAAAAAACTGATCCGCTACGCCAGAAGCATATATAACCAATAG
- a CDS encoding acyltransferase family protein, translating into MSTRSRNAVHALPQKIAALDHLRAFAIFFVFYYHYRIFPHPEWLDTPARFGWTGVDLFFVLSGYLIAGQLFKEVADTGTVKLKPFYIKRFFRIVPPYLLVLALYFFLPVFREKEMLPPLWKFLTFTQNFGLNLKTHGTFSHAWSLCVEEQFYLLFPCLLALLLYVKAGRKAFWLIPVLFAGGLACRWWIYNVLVAPAGDDPNFWVIWYRAIYYPVYNRLDGLLAGVAIAALFQFRPLAKEWVNRYANGLFAVGLALLTAAWFVTENSFSPVSTVYGFPLVSAGYGAIVAAAVCPRCWLYRVHSRVTALIAALSYAIYLSHKGVIHVTQDLLGGLGLAKNSGWMMLCCTLTCILAAWLIRLLVEKPALRIRDRVLSRSGGAVRPPVSQQQAA; encoded by the coding sequence ATGTCCACCCGCTCCAGGAACGCTGTTCACGCGTTGCCACAGAAGATCGCCGCGCTCGATCATCTGCGTGCATTCGCTATTTTCTTTGTCTTCTATTACCACTATCGCATTTTCCCGCACCCGGAATGGCTGGACACGCCTGCGCGTTTCGGGTGGACAGGGGTAGACCTGTTTTTTGTCCTTAGCGGTTACCTTATTGCAGGCCAGCTGTTCAAAGAAGTGGCAGATACGGGAACGGTTAAACTGAAACCGTTTTATATCAAACGCTTTTTCCGCATTGTCCCGCCGTACCTGCTGGTGCTGGCTTTATACTTTTTTCTACCGGTTTTCCGGGAGAAAGAAATGCTGCCGCCCTTGTGGAAATTTCTCACCTTCACACAGAACTTCGGACTAAACCTCAAAACACATGGTACGTTCTCTCACGCGTGGTCGCTTTGTGTGGAGGAGCAGTTTTACCTCCTGTTTCCCTGCCTGCTGGCCCTGCTGCTGTATGTAAAGGCCGGTCGTAAAGCTTTCTGGCTGATACCGGTGCTTTTCGCCGGCGGGCTTGCCTGCCGCTGGTGGATATATAACGTGCTGGTGGCGCCCGCGGGCGACGACCCTAACTTCTGGGTGATCTGGTACCGCGCCATCTATTACCCGGTATACAACCGGCTGGATGGGCTGCTTGCCGGCGTAGCGATCGCCGCGCTGTTTCAGTTCAGGCCGTTGGCGAAAGAGTGGGTCAACAGATACGCCAATGGTTTATTTGCTGTGGGATTGGCTTTGCTCACGGCAGCGTGGTTTGTAACGGAAAACAGTTTTTCCCCGGTGTCCACCGTATATGGTTTCCCGTTAGTGTCCGCCGGCTACGGCGCGATCGTGGCAGCGGCGGTATGTCCCCGCTGCTGGCTGTACCGTGTTCACTCCCGTGTCACAGCGCTGATTGCAGCGCTTTCCTATGCTATTTATCTGAGCCATAAAGGCGTGATACATGTAACGCAGGACCTGCTGGGAGGCCTTGGCCTGGCTAAAAACAGCGGCTGGATGATGCTTTGCTGCACGTTGACCTGCATCCTGGCAGCGTGGCTGATCCGACTGCTGGTAGAAAAGCCGGCGCTGAGAATACGGGACCGTGTGTTATCCCGCAGTGGCGGAGCTGTACGCCCGCCCGTTTCTCAGCAGCAGGCAGCATGA
- a CDS encoding ABC transporter ATP-binding protein, with translation MNLIEVRNINKYFDQPTRMQVLTDVSLDIEKGHFVSITGKSGSGKSTLLYLLSTMDTAFEGSIRINGEEMQGKRNRWLADFRNHHIGFVFQFHYLLPEFSVLRNVMLPALKLARYSPAEIEQKAIDLLKLLGVDAQATKRASLLSGGQQQRVAIARALINEPLIIMGDEPTGNLDSQNAAIVFDLFRQLSSERGQTILTVTHDDDFARRSDKVIHLVDGRIAG, from the coding sequence ATGAACCTGATAGAAGTAAGGAATATCAACAAATATTTTGACCAGCCCACCCGGATGCAGGTGCTGACAGACGTGAGCCTCGACATAGAAAAAGGCCATTTCGTTTCCATTACCGGTAAATCCGGCAGTGGCAAATCCACGCTGCTGTACCTGTTATCTACTATGGACACGGCTTTTGAGGGCAGCATCCGCATCAACGGCGAAGAGATGCAGGGCAAGCGTAACCGGTGGCTGGCGGACTTCCGCAATCATCACATCGGCTTCGTGTTCCAGTTTCACTACCTGTTGCCCGAATTCAGTGTGCTCCGCAATGTGATGCTGCCGGCGCTGAAACTGGCACGCTATTCTCCCGCCGAGATCGAACAGAAAGCCATAGACCTTTTAAAACTATTAGGGGTAGATGCGCAAGCCACCAAACGGGCGTCCCTCCTCTCCGGCGGACAGCAGCAGCGGGTGGCCATTGCCCGCGCATTGATCAACGAACCGCTGATCATTATGGGCGATGAGCCTACCGGCAACCTGGACAGCCAGAATGCCGCCATTGTGTTCGATCTTTTCCGTCAGCTCTCTTCAGAGCGGGGACAAACCATCCTGACCGTCACGCATGATGATGATTTCGCCCGCCGTTCCGATAAGGTGATCCACCTGGTAGATGGCAGGATTGCCGGGTAA